One part of the Lapillicoccus jejuensis genome encodes these proteins:
- a CDS encoding vWA domain-containing protein: MPAPRGPRRSGRYRYGSWSGGADPLAPPYDVREVVDEIGADVMAGSSLREAMERMMQRGLGDRGGLDELRRRLAKRRREIERRGNLGDTMREIRQELDRGVRAEQEFLAGKDGDDARFKEMELDTLPDDTAGMMRQLADYQWASAEGQQAYQNALQMLQREVLDSQFQGMKQALSGQDPAAMQAVKDMMADLNQLLAAHARGEDTPEQFADFMDKHGDFFPDDPQDVDELLDSLARRAAAAERMMQSLSPQQRDELAQLMAQAMQDAGLEAEMGALSDNLRSLRPGMFSGPGQRGRQGQFGGQGSMGLSDAVSAVADLADVESLEQQLSEAYGGGSLDDVDVEALERQLPQQSVRDLQALRDLQRELERQGYLRRTADGITLTPKALRRLGETALKRIFDHLDGDAQGAHQDPRSGAAEERTGAFLPWTFGDERPIDAVRTVQNAVLRRASGSSGDAAVSPLRLEVGDFEVVETTRRTGAAVALCVDLSFSMIQEDRWGPMKQTALALAHLVSTRFRQDALQIIGFDRVARPLTEMQLAEVEPEWIQGTNLHHALMLAGRHLRRHPDMEPVVLVVTDGEPTAHLLSDGTPVFQWPTTPETVRATVGEVDAMTRYGAPLNFFLLGGDPGLARFVDSVARRNGGRVFTPELGDLGSYVVADYLRARGGRRRSA, translated from the coding sequence GTGCCCGCACCACGGGGACCGCGGCGCTCCGGCCGCTACCGCTACGGGTCCTGGAGCGGCGGGGCCGACCCCCTCGCGCCGCCGTACGACGTCCGCGAGGTCGTCGACGAGATCGGCGCCGACGTCATGGCCGGGTCCTCCCTGCGCGAGGCGATGGAGCGGATGATGCAGCGCGGGCTCGGCGACCGCGGCGGGCTCGACGAGCTGCGTCGCCGGCTGGCCAAGCGGCGCCGCGAGATCGAGCGACGCGGCAACCTCGGTGACACGATGCGCGAGATCCGCCAGGAGCTCGACCGCGGCGTGCGCGCGGAGCAGGAGTTCCTCGCCGGCAAGGACGGCGACGACGCCCGCTTCAAGGAGATGGAGCTCGACACCCTCCCCGACGACACCGCCGGGATGATGCGGCAGCTCGCGGACTACCAGTGGGCGAGCGCCGAGGGCCAGCAGGCCTACCAGAACGCGCTGCAGATGCTCCAGCGCGAGGTCCTCGACAGCCAGTTCCAGGGCATGAAGCAGGCCCTCTCCGGTCAGGACCCGGCGGCCATGCAGGCGGTCAAGGACATGATGGCCGACCTCAACCAGCTGCTCGCGGCGCACGCCCGAGGTGAGGACACCCCCGAGCAGTTCGCCGACTTCATGGACAAGCACGGCGACTTCTTCCCCGACGACCCGCAGGACGTCGACGAGCTGCTCGACAGCCTCGCCCGGCGCGCGGCCGCGGCCGAGCGGATGATGCAGTCGCTCAGCCCCCAGCAGCGCGACGAGCTCGCGCAGCTCATGGCCCAGGCGATGCAGGACGCCGGGCTCGAGGCCGAGATGGGGGCCCTCTCGGACAACCTGCGCTCGCTGCGACCGGGGATGTTCTCCGGGCCGGGGCAGCGCGGGCGGCAGGGCCAGTTCGGTGGGCAGGGCTCGATGGGCCTGTCCGACGCGGTGTCCGCGGTCGCCGACCTCGCTGACGTCGAGTCGCTCGAGCAGCAGCTGTCGGAGGCGTACGGCGGCGGGTCGCTCGACGACGTCGACGTCGAGGCCCTCGAGCGGCAGCTGCCGCAGCAGTCGGTCCGCGACCTGCAGGCGCTGCGCGACCTGCAGCGCGAGCTCGAGCGGCAGGGTTACCTGCGCCGGACCGCCGACGGGATCACGTTGACCCCCAAGGCGCTCCGACGGCTGGGGGAGACCGCCCTCAAGCGGATCTTCGACCACCTCGACGGCGACGCGCAGGGCGCCCACCAGGACCCCCGCTCCGGCGCCGCGGAGGAGCGGACCGGCGCGTTCCTGCCGTGGACCTTCGGCGACGAGCGGCCGATCGACGCAGTCCGCACCGTGCAGAACGCGGTCCTGCGGCGGGCGTCCGGTTCCTCCGGCGACGCGGCGGTGTCCCCGCTGCGGCTCGAGGTGGGCGACTTCGAGGTGGTGGAGACGACGCGTCGTACGGGCGCGGCGGTGGCGCTGTGCGTCGACCTCAGCTTCTCGATGATCCAGGAGGACCGCTGGGGGCCGATGAAGCAGACGGCGCTCGCGCTGGCCCACCTCGTCTCGACCCGGTTCCGCCAGGACGCCCTGCAGATCATCGGGTTCGACCGGGTGGCGCGGCCGCTCACCGAGATGCAGCTGGCCGAGGTCGAGCCGGAGTGGATCCAGGGCACCAACCTGCACCACGCGCTCATGCTCGCCGGGAGGCACCTGCGCCGGCACCCCGACATGGAGCCGGTCGTCCTCGTCGTCACCGACGGCGAGCCGACCGCGCACCTGCTCTCCGACGGCACGCCGGTCTTCCAGTGGCCGACGACGCCGGAGACGGTGCGGGCCACGGTCGGCGAGGTCGACGCGATGACGCGGTACGGCGCCCCGCTCAACTTCTTCCTGCTCGGCGGCGACCCGGGACTGGCTCGGTTCGTCGACTCCGTCGCGCGCCGCAACGGCGGGCGCGTCTTCACCCCCGAGCTGGGCGACCTCGGGTCCTACGTCGTCGCCGACTACCTGCGCGCGCGGGGTGGCCGGCGGCGCTCGGCCTAG
- the nth gene encoding endonuclease III translates to MYGVLHERYPYAHCELDFRTPLELLVATVLSAQTTDVRVNLVTPTLFSTYRTAADYAGADRVELEELVRSTGFYRNKAAALMKLGADLVERFDGEVPGRLQDLVTLPGVGRKTANVVLGNAFGVPGITVDTHVGRLARRFGWTTEEDPVKVEAAIGELVPRTEWTMLSHVLIFHGRRTCHAKKPACGACPVARWCPSSGEGEGDPVKAEQLLAYELAPGREEEYDALVAAAASYPHDPAQPVPYDVAPTEPSAAHR, encoded by the coding sequence ATGTACGGCGTCCTGCACGAGCGCTACCCGTACGCCCACTGCGAGCTCGACTTCCGCACACCGCTCGAGCTGCTCGTGGCGACCGTGCTGTCCGCGCAGACGACCGACGTGCGGGTCAACCTCGTCACGCCGACCCTGTTCTCGACGTACCGCACCGCCGCCGACTACGCCGGCGCCGACCGCGTCGAGCTGGAGGAGCTGGTCCGCTCGACCGGCTTCTACCGCAACAAGGCCGCGGCGCTGATGAAGCTCGGCGCCGACCTCGTCGAGCGCTTCGACGGCGAGGTGCCCGGCCGGCTGCAGGACCTCGTCACCCTGCCCGGGGTCGGCCGCAAGACCGCGAACGTCGTGCTGGGCAACGCGTTCGGCGTCCCCGGCATCACCGTCGACACCCACGTGGGCCGGCTCGCGCGCCGCTTCGGCTGGACGACGGAGGAGGACCCGGTCAAGGTCGAGGCCGCGATCGGCGAGCTCGTCCCCCGGACGGAGTGGACGATGCTCAGCCACGTCCTCATCTTCCACGGCCGGCGCACCTGCCACGCGAAGAAGCCCGCGTGCGGGGCCTGCCCGGTCGCGCGCTGGTGCCCGTCCTCGGGCGAGGGCGAGGGCGACCCGGTCAAGGCCGAGCAGCTGCTCGCCTACGAGCTGGCCCCCGGGCGCGAGGAGGAGTACGACGCCCTCGTCGCCGCCGCGGCGTCGTACCCGCACGACCCGGCGCAGCCGGTCCCGTACGACGTCGCGCCGACCGAGCCGTCGGCGGCCCACCGATGA
- a CDS encoding MarP family serine protease encodes MTGSVILDLVLALALLSYAVSGYRQGLVVSALSLAGFLGGGALGLWLLPLLLQQSTWVQAHEVVRVVALVLGVFLVASLGQGVMVRWGGRIRSHVRLRSVKTVDSLLGAVAVSAAFAVLAWFIAGAVRPAAPPPLARAIGESRVLRTINEVVPAETGQLFAGFREMLDRNGFPRVFEGLTPEPILPAQPPDAGAATTAAVRAAASSIVKITGVATSCDRGQEGSGWVIATDRVVTNAHVVAGMSQPSVRIGGVGASYAARVVVFDPQRDLAVLAVPGLPAQPLQLGQGLQAGSSAVVAGFPLDGPYRLDAARVRQVITATGSDIYGQPGIARQIYSLYATVQPGNSGGPLLGTDGKVDGIVFAKSLDDSRTGYALTLEEAAPVLQQASSASQQVSTGACAVS; translated from the coding sequence ATGACCGGCAGCGTGATCCTCGACCTCGTACTCGCCCTCGCCCTGCTGTCCTACGCCGTCAGCGGCTACCGGCAGGGGCTCGTCGTCAGCGCCCTCTCGCTGGCCGGCTTCCTCGGAGGGGGCGCGCTCGGGCTGTGGCTGCTCCCGCTGCTCCTGCAGCAGTCGACGTGGGTCCAGGCCCACGAGGTGGTGCGGGTCGTCGCGCTCGTGCTGGGGGTCTTCCTCGTCGCCTCGCTCGGCCAGGGCGTCATGGTGCGGTGGGGCGGGCGGATCCGCTCGCACGTGCGCCTGCGGTCGGTCAAGACCGTGGACTCGCTGCTCGGCGCGGTCGCCGTGTCGGCCGCCTTCGCGGTGCTCGCCTGGTTCATCGCCGGCGCCGTCCGCCCGGCCGCCCCGCCGCCCCTGGCGCGCGCCATCGGTGAGTCGCGCGTGCTGCGGACCATCAACGAGGTCGTCCCCGCCGAGACCGGGCAGCTCTTCGCCGGGTTCCGCGAGATGCTCGACCGCAACGGCTTCCCCCGGGTCTTCGAGGGCCTCACGCCCGAGCCGATCCTGCCGGCGCAGCCGCCGGACGCCGGGGCCGCGACGACCGCCGCCGTGCGCGCCGCCGCGTCGTCGATCGTCAAGATCACCGGGGTCGCCACGTCGTGCGACCGCGGCCAGGAGGGCAGCGGCTGGGTCATCGCCACGGACCGCGTCGTCACCAACGCCCACGTCGTCGCGGGCATGAGCCAGCCGTCCGTGCGGATCGGCGGGGTCGGGGCGTCGTACGCGGCCCGGGTCGTCGTCTTCGACCCCCAGCGCGACCTCGCCGTCCTCGCCGTGCCGGGGCTGCCGGCCCAGCCGCTCCAGCTCGGTCAGGGGTTGCAGGCCGGGTCGTCCGCGGTCGTCGCCGGGTTCCCGCTCGACGGGCCCTACCGGCTCGACGCGGCCCGCGTGCGCCAGGTCATCACGGCCACCGGGTCGGACATCTACGGCCAGCCGGGGATCGCGCGGCAGATCTACTCGCTCTACGCGACCGTCCAGCCGGGCAACTCCGGTGGCCCGCTGCTCGGCACCGACGGCAAGGTCGACGGCATCGTCTTCGCCAAGTCGCTCGACGACAGCCGGACCGGCTACGCGCTCACCCTCGAGGAGGCCGCGCCGGTGCTCCAGCAGGCCTCGAGCGCCTCGCAGCAGGTCTCGACGGGCGCCTGCGCCGTCAGCTGA
- a CDS encoding NUDIX hydrolase, with translation MSPAAGPVASFARYGETLVPRHPAGRAARPAYLDTLLRSAAQVDPSWFSRFLPPDGEEDLRQSSVLLLFGPDPRGVDSLVLTERSHRMRAHPGQISLPGGGAEPGDADVAATALREAHEEVGLDPAGVEVLGELPALFLPYSSNVVTTVVGWWREPSPVTALDPAEVETVVLAPLDLLTDPAHRHTVVHPSGYRGPAFDLGEDLLLWGFTGGLVGKALELAGLDRPWDAGVTRPLPDRFAGGRRG, from the coding sequence ATGAGCCCGGCGGCCGGTCCTGTCGCGTCGTTCGCCCGGTACGGCGAGACGCTGGTGCCCCGGCACCCCGCGGGGCGGGCCGCGCGGCCGGCGTACCTCGACACGCTGCTGCGCTCGGCGGCGCAGGTGGACCCGTCGTGGTTCAGCCGGTTCCTGCCCCCGGACGGCGAGGAGGACCTGCGCCAGTCCTCGGTGCTCCTGCTCTTCGGACCCGACCCGCGCGGCGTCGACAGCCTCGTCCTCACCGAGCGCAGCCACCGGATGCGCGCGCACCCCGGGCAGATCTCGCTGCCCGGTGGCGGCGCCGAGCCGGGCGACGCCGACGTCGCCGCGACCGCGCTGCGCGAGGCGCACGAGGAGGTCGGCCTCGACCCGGCCGGCGTCGAGGTGCTCGGCGAGCTGCCCGCGCTCTTCCTGCCCTACTCGAGCAACGTCGTGACGACGGTCGTCGGCTGGTGGCGCGAGCCCTCACCGGTGACGGCGCTCGACCCGGCCGAGGTGGAGACCGTCGTCCTCGCCCCGCTCGACCTGCTCACCGACCCCGCGCACCGGCACACCGTCGTGCACCCGTCCGGCTACCGGGGCCCCGCCTTCGACCTCGGGGAGGACCTGCTGCTGTGGGGCTTCACCGGGGGGCTCGTCGGCAAGGCCCTCGAGCTCGCCGGGCTCGACCGCCCCTGGGACGCCGGGGTGACCCGGCCCCTGCCCGACCGATTCGCCGGAGGGAGGCGCGGATGA
- a CDS encoding Crp/Fnr family transcriptional regulator, translated as MDHEVVRRAPLFAALDDEAGDALLAGMSTVRMERSDVLFHEGDPGDTLYVIGEGKIKLGRTSQDGRENLIAILGPGEMFGELSLFDPGPRTMTATAVAEVQLMGLRNDALTGLLSGRPEVSKALLGALAQRLRRTNEHLADLVFTDVPGRVAKALLDLAQRFGRPVEGGIMVAHDLTQEELAQLVGASRETVNKALADFATRGWLKLEARAVLLMDVERLQRRAR; from the coding sequence GTGGATCACGAGGTGGTGCGTCGCGCTCCGTTGTTCGCCGCTCTGGACGACGAGGCCGGCGACGCGCTGCTCGCCGGCATGAGCACCGTGCGGATGGAGCGCAGCGACGTGCTCTTCCACGAGGGCGACCCGGGCGACACGCTCTACGTCATCGGCGAGGGCAAGATCAAGCTCGGGCGCACCAGCCAGGACGGCCGCGAGAACCTCATCGCGATCCTCGGACCGGGCGAGATGTTCGGCGAGCTCAGCCTGTTCGACCCCGGCCCGCGCACGATGACCGCGACCGCGGTCGCCGAGGTGCAGCTGATGGGCCTGCGCAACGACGCCCTCACCGGGCTGCTCAGCGGCCGGCCCGAGGTGTCCAAGGCGCTGCTCGGCGCGCTGGCCCAGCGCCTGCGCCGCACCAACGAGCACCTCGCCGACCTCGTCTTCACCGACGTCCCGGGCCGCGTGGCCAAGGCGCTGCTCGACCTGGCCCAGCGCTTCGGCCGCCCCGTCGAGGGCGGGATCATGGTCGCCCACGACCTCACCCAGGAGGAGCTGGCCCAGCTGGTCGGCGCCTCCCGCGAGACGGTCAACAAGGCCCTGGCCGACTTCGCCACCCGCGGCTGGCTCAAGCTCGAGGCGCGCGCCGTCCTGCTCATGGACGTCGAGCGCCTCCAGCGCCGCGCCCGCTGA